GATATTTCGATTACGAATCAGCATAAAGTTTTGGTGGCTACATTTAGAGGAACGGTTTATAAAATTGATAAGAAGGTGACGGATTTGTAGATTCATTTTATAAAATATATTTTAAACTTCGAAACTATTTCGAAGTTTTTTATTTACAGAAGTTCCCATATTGGGAAATAGTTGTACATTTGTATTAAATCTATTGAAATTGAGAGTCATAGCAAAAAAGATTCTTCGTGAATTTTGGGAAAAACATAGTGATTGTGAGCAACAATTAAAATCTTGGTTCAAGGAAGCAAGCATTGCAGAATGGACTAACTCCAATGAAATTAAAACTGAATACCCAAGTGCTAGTATTTTAAATGATCAAAGAATCGTCTTTAATATCAAAGGAAAGCATTACCGACTGATTGTGAAAGTTAATTATGAATATCAAATGGTCTGGATCAGATTTATTGGAACTCACGCTGAATATGCTAAGATTGACGCAAACGAAATTTAAAGAAAATGGAAATAAAACCTATAAAAACAGAACAAGATTATAATCAAGCCTTGGAAAGACTTGAAGTAATTTTTGATGCAAAAAAAGGAACGAAAGAAGGAGACGAATTAGAAGTTTTAGGAATTCTAATTGAAAAATATGAAGATGATCATTTTCCGATTGATTTGCCGGATCCAATTGAAGCCATAAAATTCAGAATGGAACAAATGAATTATTCCCAAAATGATTTGGCAAAAGTGATTGGTTTAAAAAGTCGTGCGAGCGAAATTTTAAACAAAAAAAGAAAACTTTCTCTGGAAATGATCCGAAATTTACATGAAACTATGAAAATCCCAACTGAAGTACTTATTCAACCTTATTAATCATTGTAGTAAGTTTCAAAAAATCCTGGTCTGCAGCCCGACTTGAACGGAGCTCTTTTTAATTGGTGGCTGAGCTTGTAGAAGCCACCAATTAAAAAAGCGGGAGTGGAAGGCGGAAATGTCTGCCCAACTAAAGAGAATTATTACCAACCAATTTCGAGCAAAAATCAAACTTCAAAAACTATTTTGAAGTTTTTTTTATTTTAATGTAATATAAGTCGGAAATTAGTTGTCTTACTAATAGAAACAAAACAATGACTCACGAAATCTTTAAAAACACGGTATTCTGTCTCAAAGATGAGATGTATCGTTTTGCGAAAAGGTTCGTGATCAGCAGTGACGAGGCGGAAGATGTTGTACAGGATCTCATGATGAAATTCTGGCAGAAAAAAGAAGAACTCGCGAGTTTCAGCAACTTGAAATCGTATGCGATGAAGTCGGTGAAAAATGAATGCCTGAACCGATTGAAACACGAAGACGTGAAGATGGGTTTTGCAGATTTTCAAAAGCACAGAAGTGAGATTCATGAAGTAGAATCGAATAATATGAAAGATCAGATTATCGGTTTTATTAATGAACTTCCGGAGAAGCAGAAAGCCGTGATTCATTTGAAAGATGTGGAAGATTTCGATGTTGCGGAGATTTCTGAAATTCTGGAAATGGAACAAAACGCAGTAAGGGTAAATCTGATGCGCGCAAGACAAAAAGTGAAAGAGCAGATCCATAAACTAATGGATTTCGAAAACAGAATGATTGAAAGTATATAACAATTATTACAATGAAAAAAGATCAAACTCAAGATAAGTACAAGGAAATCACCAAAGAACTCAAGGAGGAGAAAATGAATTGGGATTTTGAAGATTTCCTGGAGAAAACAAAGCAGGAAGAGAAAGTTATTCCCTTAGTTCCCAAGACGAAAGGTGGTTCTTTCCCAAAAACATTTTGGATGGCGGCAAGTGTAATTTTGCTGGTATCAATCGGAATCTTCTTTAATTATGAAAGCGGAAATACAGTTTCTGAAAACGATCAACTGGTTCAGAATGAAATTAAAAAACAGAAAGACAGTTTTCACCAGGAATCTAATTTGGCAGTGAACACGATTTCTGATACTTTGAAAGTGACGTCTGACACTTTGGTCAGAGATTCCAGCGGAACGGTGGAGCAACTTTCTGAATCTACATTAATGGATCAAATTTTACCAAAAAGAGGCAGAATAAAAAAAGAACTTCGACCACGGTATGCTGAAGTAAAACAAAAGGAAATCCCCACTCCAACTTCGCCTGCTAAAAGACCAAAATACGAATCCAGTTACGTGATTATCAACGGTCAAAAAATTGAAAACGAACAGGAAGCGATTGACCTGACCAAATACTCCTTCCGAATTCTGTCTGAAAATGTTTCTAAAACAGTGGCTCAAACCGACCTTTTTAATGACTTTAAAAGCGAATATTAAATCAAAGGTCTCAAAAGAAACGTACGTAACATCAGTGAATAAATAATGCGTTTAGATCACCTTAAAAAAATATCATCATGAAAAAATTACTCATTATATGCACCCTCATCTTCTCTTGGTTCTTTCAGCTGAATGCGCAGAAAGATAAACTGAATCAACTTTTTGATAAATACCAGGAAGCAGAAGGTGTCACCTCCATTAAGATTGCAAAGCCTATGTTCAATATGCTGAACAAATTAAATATTGCCGACGATGAACTGGCGCAGATCAAACCTTTATTAAGTAAAATTAATGGGTTAAAGATTTTAATTCTTGAAAAACCCACATCCGATAAAAATATGGGCGGTGAAGCGCAACGACAATTAAACCTTTTCGAAAAACTGCAGTCTGATATTTCAAGTTCTCTAAAAAACCTAAAATATGAAGAGTTAATAACGGTTCACAGCAAAGATAATAAGATTAAATTCCTCTCTTCTGATGCGACAAACGGAATTCTTGATGATTTGTTACTTAGCATTAATTCAGATGGAAATACCGTTTTGATGATTCTCGACGGAAAAATCTCCATGGACGATGTCAATACCCTCGTTAACGAAGCGCAAAATTCCAGTCTGAAAAGTTCAATAATTACGGAAAATGTAACTTCAAATGGAACAACGCAGGTTAGAAATGTGGGCAAATTCACGGGAGTTTCCGTATCCAGTGGCATTACTGTTAACTTTACTCAAAGCAACAATCAGTCGGTTGTGGTAGATACCGATGCAAATTTACAGCAGAATGTGTATACTGAAGTTGAAAACGGAATCCTCGTTATCGCTGTTAGAAATAAGGAGAAACGAAATTTAAACTTCAAGAAACTATTGGTTACGGTGGAAGCACCCCGTCTTTCCTCCGTGAAGCTTTCTTCCGGATCGTTACTTACCACGCTGAATATGATTCAGGAGAACGATTTCACTGCTGACATTTCCTCCGGTGCAAATCTTATTGCGAATTTAAATATTAAAAATTCTACCGGCGTGGAAATCAGTTCAGGCTCTTCCATGCGAATGGATGTTGCAACCAAAAATTTCGAATTCGACGGAAGCAGCGGTTCCATGGCAACCGTCAATGGAAATGCCGAAAACACGACCATTAAAGCCAGTAGTGCTGCTGCCTGTAACGCTCAAAATTTAATCTCCAGAAATGGAACCGCGACAGCTTCTTCCGGTGCAAATATTAAAATGTATGTTACCGAGAATCTAAACGCCAGCGCAAGTTCCGGAGCATCCATCCGTTATAAAGGAAATCCGAAAAATTTAATGGGAGGCGGAAAAAGTGTAAGCGGAGGAAGTGTAAAACCTGAAAATTAAAATCATGAAAAAATTATATTTTTTATCCGCATTTACGCTTTTGCTTTTCTCAATGCAGTCGTGTATGGTCTCTAAAAATCCAAAAATGGACTTTTTTAAAAATCCTCACTATGATTATAAAGACGCACAATTTATGAGTATAAATGTGCCCATGTTTCTGGCAAAACCAATTGTTAAAAAGGCCTTGCGTGAAGATGGCGAAAGTGAAGAACTCATTAACCTCATCAAAAAAATATCGGATATTAAAGTGATGACCGTAGAAAACGGAAACCGGGAAATGATAGCAGATTTTGCAAAATACCTTATAAAAAACAACTTTGAAGAATGGATAACGGTCCGGAAAGATAAAGAAACCATCAACTTTCAGGCGAAACAGAAAGGCGAAGAAATCCGTAAACTCCTTATTACAATTGCCTCCGTAAGCGAATTAGTTTACGTAGATGTTTCGGGACGATTTACCGCCGATGACATTTCCAGGATCATTAACTATTCCGAAAATCACGACGTGACCAAAGCGCTCAAAAAATAAAATTAGATTTTCATTAAAAGTAGCTGCAATTATTTGCGGCTATTTTTTTTGGAGCCGTGAACCTGCTCTCGTTACTCGCTTTTTTTTGGCAGATCCGCCGCTTGGCGAATCCGCCAAAAAAAGAGCTCAAACATGCCACTCGATCAGGGCTATTAGGACTCGTTTTTTAAATAAATTTATGTTAACACAATGCATAAATTTTCATTTTAAATAAAAATAACTTAATTTTGCACAGAAAGTAAAGATGTCTATCCACAACAAAATCGTAGAAACTGCCATCACTTTCGATGACGTTCTTCTTATTCCTTCTTACTCAGAAGTTTTACCGAATCAGGTTTCCCTAAAATCAAGACTTTCCGATAAAATTACGCTCAATGCACCTATCGTTTCCGCAGCAATGGATACGGTAACCGAGGCAGAAATGGCCATTGCATTAGCAAGAGTTGGCGGTATTGGATTTATCCATAAAAACATGCCTATTGAAGAGCAGGCTGCCCAAGTTTACAAGGTGAAGCGGTCTGAAAACGGAATGATTTCTGATCCGGTGACTCTTACCAAAGATCACAGTTTAAAATACGCAAAAGATTTAATGGCCGATTATAAAATTTCCGGTCTACCTGTGGTTGATGAGGAAAACACTTTAATTGGAATTATCACCAATAGAGATGTGAAATATCAGGAAAACCTAGACGCAAAAGTAGAAGAATTGATGACGAAAGAAAAACTCATCACTTCGGACAAGTCTACAACACTGGAACAAGCCAAACAAATTCTCTTAAAAAACCGTATCGAGAAACTTCCTATCGTTGATAAAGAGTTCAAATTAGTAGGCTTAATTACCATCAAAGATATCGACAATCAATTGGAATATCCCAATGCCAACAAAGACAGCAATGGGAAACTAATGGTTGGTGCCGGCGTTGGAATTGGTGAAGATACGATCGAAAGAGTTACCGCTTTGGTAAAAGCTGGCGTTGATATTATTGCCGTAGATTCTGCTCACGGACATTCAAGAGGCGTTTTAGATAAAGTCGCAGAAATTCGTAGAAACTTCCCGGACCTTGATATTGTGGGTGGTAATATCGTTACTGCAGAAGCGGCTAAAGATTTAATAGAAGCTGGTGCCAATGTATTAAAAGTTGGGATTGGTCCAGGTTCTATCTGTACGACAAGAGTTGTAGCCGGAGTTGGTGTTCCTCAACTTTCTGCAATTTATAATGTTTTTGAATATGCGAAGACCAAAAATGTTGCAGTAATTGCCGATGGTGGAATTAAACTCTCTGGCGATATTGTAAAAGCCTTAGCTTCCGGAGCAAGTGCAGTGATGCTCGGTTCATTATTAGCAGGAACCGACGAAGCACCCGGTGAAGATATTATTTTCCAGGGAAGAAGATTTAAAGCTTACCAAGGAATGGGCTCACTGTCTGCAATGAGAAGAGGCGGAAAAGAAAGGTATTTTCAGAGTGAAGCTAAAAAATTCGTACCGGAAGGAATTGAAGGAAGAGTTCCACACAAAGGGAAATTAGAAGATGTCGTCTTTCAATTAACGGGAGGAATCCGTGCCGGAATGGGTTATTGCGGAACGAAAGATATTGAGACTTTACAGAAAGACGGAAAAATGGTCATGATTACAGGAAGTGGTTTAAAAGAATCTCATCCACATGATGTAATTATTACACAGGAAGCTCCGAATTACTCTTTGTAAATTATAAGGTTAATAATATAAATGCCGAAGCTTTGGTCTTCGGCATTTTTATGTTCAGACTTTCAGAAATTGTTATATTTACTTTTTAGAATAAACCTTATGAAAATTATTTATGCGGTTAGCGTATTGTTCCTGGTCCTTAGCTGTGACGCTTTACCGATGACCAATCCCGTATATCGGCCATACCCTTCTGCAAGTTCCTCAGGTTCCTCAACCAACGAAAATCAAGAATTTACTTCTTTGATGCAGAAAGATGCAATAAATAAAAAAAGAGTTACTGCAGAAGTTTTAACGTACCTTCTCAACGATACAGATCCAAAAGATTTAAGTACAGCAGCCGTGATTGAAAATACGTCAAACTGCAATATTATTCTAAGATTGGTAGGCATCAATTCCGACGAAATCTACAATTTACCCATCGCAAGACATTCAAAAAATCAATTTGTGGTAAAAAAAGGATCTTATACCTTAAAGTCTAAAATCTGTGGCGCAAATTATTATTCCCAGAAAAATCTAAGTGACCCACTCATATTG
This DNA window, taken from Kaistella carnis, encodes the following:
- a CDS encoding DUF4252 domain-containing protein — its product is MKKLYFLSAFTLLLFSMQSCMVSKNPKMDFFKNPHYDYKDAQFMSINVPMFLAKPIVKKALREDGESEELINLIKKISDIKVMTVENGNREMIADFAKYLIKNNFEEWITVRKDKETINFQAKQKGEEIRKLLITIASVSELVYVDVSGRFTADDISRIINYSENHDVTKALKK
- a CDS encoding RNA polymerase sigma factor, whose amino-acid sequence is MTHEIFKNTVFCLKDEMYRFAKRFVISSDEAEDVVQDLMMKFWQKKEELASFSNLKSYAMKSVKNECLNRLKHEDVKMGFADFQKHRSEIHEVESNNMKDQIIGFINELPEKQKAVIHLKDVEDFDVAEISEILEMEQNAVRVNLMRARQKVKEQIHKLMDFENRMIESI
- the guaB gene encoding IMP dehydrogenase, coding for MSIHNKIVETAITFDDVLLIPSYSEVLPNQVSLKSRLSDKITLNAPIVSAAMDTVTEAEMAIALARVGGIGFIHKNMPIEEQAAQVYKVKRSENGMISDPVTLTKDHSLKYAKDLMADYKISGLPVVDEENTLIGIITNRDVKYQENLDAKVEELMTKEKLITSDKSTTLEQAKQILLKNRIEKLPIVDKEFKLVGLITIKDIDNQLEYPNANKDSNGKLMVGAGVGIGEDTIERVTALVKAGVDIIAVDSAHGHSRGVLDKVAEIRRNFPDLDIVGGNIVTAEAAKDLIEAGANVLKVGIGPGSICTTRVVAGVGVPQLSAIYNVFEYAKTKNVAVIADGGIKLSGDIVKALASGASAVMLGSLLAGTDEAPGEDIIFQGRRFKAYQGMGSLSAMRRGGKERYFQSEAKKFVPEGIEGRVPHKGKLEDVVFQLTGGIRAGMGYCGTKDIETLQKDGKMVMITGSGLKESHPHDVIITQEAPNYSL
- a CDS encoding helix-turn-helix domain-containing protein yields the protein MEIKPIKTEQDYNQALERLEVIFDAKKGTKEGDELEVLGILIEKYEDDHFPIDLPDPIEAIKFRMEQMNYSQNDLAKVIGLKSRASEILNKKRKLSLEMIRNLHETMKIPTEVLIQPY
- a CDS encoding type II toxin-antitoxin system HigB family toxin; translated protein: MRVIAKKILREFWEKHSDCEQQLKSWFKEASIAEWTNSNEIKTEYPSASILNDQRIVFNIKGKHYRLIVKVNYEYQMVWIRFIGTHAEYAKIDANEI
- a CDS encoding DUF4252 domain-containing protein; this translates as MKKLLIICTLIFSWFFQLNAQKDKLNQLFDKYQEAEGVTSIKIAKPMFNMLNKLNIADDELAQIKPLLSKINGLKILILEKPTSDKNMGGEAQRQLNLFEKLQSDISSSLKNLKYEELITVHSKDNKIKFLSSDATNGILDDLLLSINSDGNTVLMILDGKISMDDVNTLVNEAQNSSLKSSIITENVTSNGTTQVRNVGKFTGVSVSSGITVNFTQSNNQSVVVDTDANLQQNVYTEVENGILVIAVRNKEKRNLNFKKLLVTVEAPRLSSVKLSSGSLLTTLNMIQENDFTADISSGANLIANLNIKNSTGVEISSGSSMRMDVATKNFEFDGSSGSMATVNGNAENTTIKASSAAACNAQNLISRNGTATASSGANIKMYVTENLNASASSGASIRYKGNPKNLMGGGKSVSGGSVKPEN
- a CDS encoding DUF6759 domain-containing protein; the protein is MKIIYAVSVLFLVLSCDALPMTNPVYRPYPSASSSGSSTNENQEFTSLMQKDAINKKRVTAEVLTYLLNDTDPKDLSTAAVIENTSNCNIILRLVGINSDEIYNLPIARHSKNQFVVKKGSYTLKSKICGANYYSQKNLSDPLILKLSN